One segment of Nostoc piscinale CENA21 DNA contains the following:
- a CDS encoding AraC family transcriptional regulator — MLGEESYFYGEGQYLVVSVDLPINGFVVEATPDKPYLGFKLNLDPVQLCEIITQTRPNIDKKEQSVRGLFISNASSSLLDCAIRLTKLLDTPQDIPILAPMMIREIYYRLLIGEQGEAVRQIATSGSNMQRIAEVIKLIKTEYTKPMRIEDLAEQVSMSVSSFHHHFKKVTSMSPLQYQKQLRLLEARRLMLVENSDAANAAYQVGYESPSQFSREYSRMFGAPPVKDVERLRLLIAGDKK; from the coding sequence TTGCTGGGTGAAGAAAGCTATTTTTATGGCGAAGGTCAATATCTGGTTGTCTCCGTTGATTTGCCTATTAATGGATTTGTTGTAGAAGCAACACCAGATAAACCCTATTTAGGATTCAAGCTGAATTTAGACCCGGTTCAACTCTGTGAGATCATTACCCAAACCAGACCAAACATCGATAAAAAAGAACAATCTGTCAGAGGCTTATTCATTAGTAATGCTTCGTCATCTTTGCTTGATTGCGCCATCAGACTCACAAAGCTTTTAGATACGCCCCAAGATATTCCCATCCTCGCACCCATGATGATACGAGAAATTTATTACAGGCTATTAATAGGTGAACAAGGAGAAGCTGTACGCCAAATAGCTACATCTGGTAGTAATATGCAGCGCATTGCTGAGGTAATTAAACTTATTAAAACTGAATATACCAAACCAATGCGAATCGAAGATTTAGCAGAACAGGTGAGTATGTCGGTTTCATCTTTCCATCACCATTTCAAGAAAGTTACTTCCATGAGTCCACTGCAATATCAAAAGCAATTAAGACTCTTGGAAGCACGTCGTCTGATGCTTGTCGAAAACTCCGACGCGGCGAATGCGGCTTATCAAGTCGGTTATGAAAGCCCATCACAATTCAGCCGTGAATATTCCCGGATGTTTGGTGCGCCACCAGTTAAAGATGTCGAACGTTTACGTCTATTGATAGCAGGTGATAAAAAGTAG